The following are encoded together in the Malaya genurostris strain Urasoe2022 chromosome 3, Malgen_1.1, whole genome shotgun sequence genome:
- the LOC131437332 gene encoding cytochrome P450 9e2-like, whose product MEISFLHLIAIGVILVIIYQFLTRNSDYFHKKPIPSLDTKFLLGSTWQLYLKKISFGDFIQTTYEKFPNSKVFGMFDLISPVFVIRDPDLIKKVAVKDFDHFVDRVPLFGGADNNHPDLIFSKSLFALTGQKWRNMRATLSPAFTGSKLRLMFDLIVECGENAARYYLDEARSKGPQEYEMKDVFSRFSNDVIATCAFGFQVDSLKNPTNEFFENGRNMMNFNRISVFLRLIGHRLIPSIMDHSGIDIVDAKYNNYFKSIILSAINDRENKGIVRQDMVNLLIQAKKGTLKQKQHTEHDDSFATVHESSISKGHRLTTLTDAEIVAQCLVFFIAGFDTVSTCLLFVIYELAVNPDVQRRLHKEIVATHSSLGEGSLTYDALLKMKYLDMVISEGLRMWPPVPAVDRICLKDYQLDSGDGLKFIIDKGSYVWIPIQALHRDPNYFPNPDVFDPERFGDMRKGNIKAESYAPFGIGPRNCIGSRFALAEVKVILYYMLLNFSFEKTDRTEIPLKISKGLGDVTPENGVYLKLLPRN is encoded by the exons ATGGAAATAAGCTTCCTGCATCTCATCGCGATCGGCGTAATTTTGGTTATAATTTATCAGTTTCTAACCAGGAACAGTGATTACTTCCACAAGAAACCCATTCCTTCGTTGGATACCAAATTCCTGCTGGGAAGTACGTGGCAGCtatatctgaaaaaaatttcattcggtgATTTCATCCAAACCACGTATGAAAAGTTTCCGAACTCCAA GGTATTCGGAATGTTTGATCTAATCTCACCAGTGTTTGTTATACGTGATCCTGACTTGATAAAAAAAGTGGCTGTGAAAGATTTCGATCACTTTGTTGATCGTGTGCCTCTGTTTGGTGGGGCAGACAACAATCATCCGGATTTGATCTTCAGTAAATCGTTGTTTGCTTTAACCGGTCAAAAATGGAGAAACATGCGGGCAACGTTGAGTCCTGCGTTCACCGGTAGCAAACTACGGTTGATGTTCGATCTCATAGTGGAATGCGGTGAAAATGCTGCGCGATACTATCTCGATGAAGCACGTTCAAAGGGACCTCAGGAGTACGAAATGAAGGATGTCTTCTCACGATTTTCAAACGATGTGATTGCTACGTGTGCTTTCGGTTTCCAAGTTGATTCATTAAAAAATCCTACAAACGAGTTTTTCGAAAATGGAAGGAACATGATGAACTTTAATCGAATAAGTGTATTTCTCCGATTAATCGGGCACAGATTAATACCAAGTATCATGGATCATTCGGGAATCGATATAGTTGATGCAAAATACAATAATTACTTCAAATCGATTATACTATCAGCTATAAACGATCGAGAAAATAAGGGTATTGTTCGACAAGACATGGTGAATCTTTTGATACAAGCTAAGAAAGGAAcactaaaacaaaaacaacataCAGAACATGATGACAGTTTTGCCACTGTGCATGAATCCAGTATTAGTAAAGGGCATAGATTGACAACTCTAACTGATGCTGAAATAGTAGCTCAATGTTTAGTATTTTTTATAGCAGGATTTGATACTGTTTCAACGTGCTTACTTTTCGTAATTTATGAACTAGCGGTAAATCCTGATGTACAACGAAGACTGCACAAAGAAATTGTAGCAACTCATTCATCTCTAGGTGAAGGATCACTGACATACGATGCCCTACTGAAAATGAAGTATTTGGATATGGTTATATCAGAAGGTCTTCGAATGTGGCCACCAGTTCCAGCAGTTGATCGAATTTGCTTGAAAGACTATCAACTAGATTCTGGCGATGGACTCAAGTTTATTATCGATAAAGGCTCCTATGTTTGGATACCCATTCAGGCACTACACCGTGATCCTAACTATTTTCCGAATCCGGATGTTTTCGATCCAGAACGATTTGGAGACATGCGGAAGGGTAACATCAAAGCCGAATCATATGCACCATTTGGAATCGGTCCCAGAAATTGTATCGGATCGCGTTTCGCACTTGCCGAGGTTAAAGTTATTCTGTATTATATGCTACTGAATTTCTCCTTCGAAAAGACTGATCGAACGGAGATACCGCTTAAAATTTCTAAGGGACTTGGGGATGTCACTCCGGAGAATGGTGTATATTTGAAATTATTACCCCGGAATTGA